A section of the Polyodon spathula isolate WHYD16114869_AA chromosome 29, ASM1765450v1, whole genome shotgun sequence genome encodes:
- the clcf1 gene encoding uncharacterized protein clcf1: MKFCITGVSSEVVVSYASTICEEFEKGKRGGESGWKWALKADGDNDSSSLKKTRSPARNSTSAATTALTVTTTTSTAAIALLTVTGTVLTLTPGVGISGSGGDATARRGEESRRSEFRGYPETTRGLSALYVATLQRWEFASRGTGRPGTGILARFWITLVRFVSVRFGAMDLRAGPHGPLALLLAALLNALRVPALNVTDSVSSGASIQRTYELTKYLEHQLRAVTGAYLSYLGPPFNDPDFSAPRPNSSEPSLPSATTRLDIWKGMGNLQRLSENQRAYSLLLGAVRGLAEGTLCPSLQRSLHHLCTGLQGLLISIAGVMSGLGYPLPPSIAPAGHLKPSALLPSLGDYSGFGEVIVTERPLLFRHAASGNPAPFSSSPPSGPAPSRTGPASLYARPASDFSRKMADFWVLRELQTWLWRSAKDFNRLKKRLAVQKRRS; this comes from the exons aTGAAGTTCTGTATCACTGGTGTGTCGTCAGAGGTTGTGGTTAGCTATGCGTCAACCATCTGTGAAGAATTTGAAAAAGGAAAGCGAGGAGGCGAGAGCGGGTGGAAATGGGCTTTAAAAGCCGACGGAGACAACGACTCCTCCAGCTTGAAGAAGACTCGCAGCCCGGCTCGAAACTCCACCAGCGCCGCCACTACCGCTCTCACCGTAACCACTACAACTTCCACAGCAGCTATCGCCCTTCTCACGGTTACCGGGACGGTTCTGACACTCACCCCCGGGGTCGGGATCTCCGGCAGCGGTGGAGACGCCACAGCGAGACGCGGGGAAGAATCGCGGCGCAGTGAGTTTCGGGGGTACCCTGAAACAACTCGGGGTCTGTCTGCTCTATACGTCGCCACTCTCCAGCGGTGGGAGTTCGCGTCAAGAGGAACTGGTCGTCCCGGTACCGGTATCCTTGCCCGGTTTTGGATCACGCTGGTGCGGTTCGTGTCGGTTAGATTTGGAGCGATGGATCTGAGAGCCG GTCCCCATGGCCCCCTCGCACTCCTATTGGCTGCCCTGCTGAATGCTCTGAGAGTCCCTGCCCTCAACGTGACTGACTCCGTCTCCTCGGGAGCCTCCATTCAGAGAACCTACGAGCTGACCAAGTACCTGGAGCACCAGCTGAGAGCCGTCACTGGAGCCTAT CTCAGTTACCTAGGCCCCCCCTTCAACGACCCCGATTTCAGCGCCCCGCGCCCCAACTCCTCGGAGCCCTCCCTGCCCAGCGCCACCACCAGACTGGACATCTGGAAAGGGATGGGCAATCTGCAGAGGCTGTCCGAGAACCAGCGTGCCTACAGCCTGCTCCTGGGCGCAGTGAGGGGGCTGGCTGAGGGGACCCTGTGCCCCTCCCTCCAGCGATCACTGCACCACCTGTGCACTGGCCTGCAGGGGCTCCTGATCAGCATCGCCGGGGTGATGAGCGGCCTGGGGTACCCTTTACCCCCCTCCATTGCCCCCGCGGGGCACCTCAAACCCAGCGCCCTGCTGCCCAGTTTGGGAGACTACTCTGGTTTTGGGGAAGTGATCGTAACAGAAAGGCCTCTCCTCTTCAGACATGCCGCCTCGGGAAACCCCGCCCCTTTTTCTTCCTCTCCCCCGTCGGGCCCCGCCCCTTCCAGGACAGGCCCCGCCTCTTTGTACGCCAGGCCGGCCAGTGATTTCTCGCGCAAGATGGCCGATTTTTGGGTGCTGAGGGAACTGCAGACTTGGCTCTGGCGCTCTGCAAAGGATTTCAACCGCTTGAAAAAGAGGCTGGCCGTGCAAAAGAGGCGGAGCTGA